The Sander vitreus isolate 19-12246 chromosome 5, sanVit1, whole genome shotgun sequence genome includes a region encoding these proteins:
- the LOC144518788 gene encoding uncharacterized protein LOC144518788, translated as MSSVECLREFVTERLTAAAEEIFRLVENTVVEYEEEIARQRRLLDVVWKPEIKFHRIELPQQHVCKEEEVLSDQQLCIQERNSSLDKEDPEPPQIKEEQEELCTSQEGEQLVLKQETDTFMLTPTYEESDHSEGQTLNFSPDDDTLSAAERESVANMPVITSVVSEANSDHQLLSHNSHQAESQDQKGGTHGDSGSTRNAEPEPKKRRRKSRSHSNNVDNTNVSEIHPNTQTELPQQHVCKEEEVLSDQQLCIQERNSSLDQEDPEPPQIKEEQEELCTSQEGEQLVLKQETDTFMLTPTYEESDHSEGQTLNFSPDDDTLSAAERESVANMPVITSVVSEANSDHQLLSHNSHQAESQDQKGGTHGDSGSTRNAEPEPKKRRRKSRSHSNNVDNTNVSEIHPNTQTGKKSFICDTCGKDFKCKSALQRHLLVHTGEKPYSCETCGKGFGRSSDLLVHMRTHTGEKPYSCKSCEKDFVSKAQLEIHLRIHTGEKPYVCKTCGKRFCDGSALKKHMRTHTGEKPYSCKTCGKRFGCSGNMLVHMRTHTGEKPHICKTCSKRFYDASALISHMRTHTGERPYSCKTCGKDFRYNSNLWLHMRTHTGEKPYTCKTCGKGFGRSSGLLAHMRTHTGEKPYACKTCSKGFCGASGLRKHMRTHRG; from the exons AGCTCCCACAGCAACATGTCtgtaaggaggaggaggttcTCTCAGACCAGCAGCTCTGTATTCAGGAGAGGAACTCCAGTCTGGACAAAGAGGACCCAGAGCCTCCAcagattaaagaggaacaggaggagctGTGcaccagtcaggagggagagcagcttgtACTGAAGCAGGAGACTGATACCTTCATGTTGACTCCTACTTATGAGGAAAGTGACCACAGTGAAGGTCAGACTCTGAACTTCAGTCCTGATGATGACACTCTAagtgcagcagagagagagtctgTAGCCAACATGCCAGTTATAACCTCTGTGGTATCAGAAGCAAACAGTGACCACCAGCTCCTCTCTCACAACTCTCATCAAGCTGAGAGCCAAGATCAGAAAGGAGGCACGCATGGAGACTCAGGATCAACTAGAAATGCAGAACCAGAACCAAAGAAGAGACGACGCAAGAGCAGAAGTCACAGCAACAACGTAGACAACACTAACGTGTCAGAGATTCACCCTAATACTCAAACAG AGCTCCCACAGCAACATGTCtgtaaggaggaggaggttcTCTCAGACCAGCAGCTCTGTATTCAGGAGAGGAACTCCAGTCTGGACCAAGAGGACCCAGAGCCTCCAcagattaaagaggaacaggaggagctGTGcaccagtcaggagggagagcagcttgtACTGAAGCAGGAGACTGATACCTTCATGTTGACTCCTACTTATGAGGAAAGTGACCACAGTGAAGGTCAGACTCTGAACTTCAGTCCTGATGATGACACTCTAagtgcagcagagagagagtctgTAGCCAACATGCCAGTTATAACCTCTGTGGTATCAGAAGCAAACAGTGACCACCAGCTCCTCTCTCACAACTCTCATCAAGCTGAGAGCCAAGATCAGAAAGGAGGCACGCATGGAGACTCAGGATCAACTAGAAATGCAGAACCAGAACCAAAGAAGAGACGACGCAAGAGCAGAAGTCACAGCAACAACGTAGACAACACTAACGTGTCAGAGATTCACCCTAATACTCAAACAGGTAAAAAGTCTTTCATATGTGACACATGTGGGAAAGACTTCAAGTgtaaatcagcattgcagagacacctgctagtccacacaggtgagaagccGTATTCTTGTGAAACATGTGGAAAAGGGTTTGGGCGTAGTAGTGACTTGTTGGTCCAcatgagaacacacacaggtgagaagccGTATTCTTGTAAATCATGTGAAAAAGATTTTGTAAGTAAAGCTCAGCTGGAAATCCAcctgagaatccacacaggtgagaagccGTATGTTTGCAAGACCTGTGGGAAAAGATTCTGTGACGGTTCAGCTTTAAAAAagcacatgagaactcacacaggtgAGAAGCCATATTCTTGCAAAACATGTGGGAAAAGGTTTGGGTGTAGTGGTAACATGTTGGtccacatgagaactcacacaggagagaagccacaCATTTGCAAGACCTGCAGTAAAAGATTTTATGACGCTTCTGCATTAATAAgtcacatgagaactcacacaggtgAGAGGCCGTATTCCTGCAAAACATGTGGAAAAGATTTCAGATATAATAGTAACTTGTGGCTCCACATGAGaacccacacaggtgagaagccATATACTTGCAAAACGTGTGGAAAAGGGTTTGGGCGTAGTAGTGGCTTGTTGGctcacatgagaactcacacaggtgAGAAGCCGTACGCTTGCAAGACCTGCAGTAAAGGATTCTGTGGGGCTTCAGGTTTAAGAAAGCACATGAGAACCCACAGAGGATAG